TTTAtatagtctttaaaaaaaaaaaaaaaaaaaaacactgtatAATTGCTTACATGGTGTATCAATTGGGGCTATCTGGAATGAAGACATGAAAGGCATCTCATCTCAGTCATGTCCGCTGGATTCTGTTCGGTGAAGCACACAAACCAGCATTTCAGTAACCTGAGACATTGGAGGTCTGAATTCTGGCTGGGGCTGGTTGAGACAAGGACCGCATGTCAATAAGagtgaatttcaaaaaaaaaaaaatgtggaggGTTGTGTTCACCAAGAATCTTGGTGTGGATTGCGAAAGAAGTTGGTATTGAAGTGTACCTGAATACAACAGCTGATGGCATCTGCAAATTGGGACAAACACTTGGAGGTGCATTGGCCCTTGATTGCAGGATCGACCATTCCATTAAGAGATTCAATATCATGCAAGCGGCTACCAGCCCACCTTACCGGACACTGCCGATCTCCTGCCGTTGAACTATATAATAACAAAGCAGGGAAAAACCCATAAGTTAAAGAGACATGATAATGCATCTTTCAATGAAATAAGTAGTTTTTCAACGAAATGCATTTGGTAAGTGTGTTTCATTGAGGATTGATAATTTGGTAAATTAGAGATTAGGAACTCTAACAAGGAAGAAATGGTGAACCTGTCATGTGGTTTCTTTCCAGTCAGGAGCTCCAATAGCAATACTCCAAAGCCATAAGTGTCGCACTTTGTAATATCAATATCAAATCCAGGTTGTCCAAATTCTGGAGCTGAGTAACACATGGAATCGGTTGCTGTTTCATAAGCCTGTGATCCAAGTGAGGACCCAATGATGAGTTGTCATTCCGACCAAAGGAGATAGACTAATATTAGCAGATGAATTATGAAATATTtgtaacgagagagagagaggcagggaATCTTAGAtttatcataaataaataaagaatctTATTTTGCGAAGGAAGAGAATGTTGGCAACATCTCCTGCTTAATTCGAATGAGCGGCCTCAGATCGACCAACCCACAGCCGCGGAGGCGGGGCACACGCTCATGATCAAGGAAGATATTGGCAGCTGTTACGTCTCCATGTGCAATAGCAGGTACACGTGCAGTGCAAATACCTGAACAAAGCATGAATAGGGAAAATAAATGAAGAGAGAATTTGGCTTTAGTTGTAGACATAAGAACACTAGAAAAGCATTTATTTGAGCATGTTTGTACTATGCTTACTCGAGAGCACGGGCTACACCGATAGAAATCCTCAAGCGATCATTCCATGTAAGAGTCTTGCCAATGTCTTGAGTGCTATGCAGGGCAACAATAAGGGACACGTCCCCGACATAGGCGTAGACGAGGAAGTGCTGCCCATGCTCCACACAGTAGCCTAGAAGGCTTGAGATGTTTGAACGCCTTAAATGAGATACACTGCTAATTACATCCAGAAATAGGTCTTCTTCACGTAGAGACAGCGGCACTATCTCAATAATATTCACAGCCAAAATCTGGGAACCCAAAACCTCACAGTCATATCCATTGAGAATAcgtcttacaaaaaaaaaaaggccttctTTACATATATCTTACAAAATAATACCTGGCCATCAGGGAACACGCCTTTGTAGATGGGACCAATGGTACCCATTCCAAGAAGGATGACTTCACTGAATTTGTTTGTAGCAGCTTGCAATTCTGTCACGTTGTATAATTTCGCAGTCATCGGGGTTCCATTTCTTTTCGTGTAGTTTATCCTTCTATAgaaagatttagatctgccttgaCGAATGGTGGGCAGAGGACTTGGACTGGCTAGAGAAGAAAAATCAACAGACGACTGCTCTGGACTCTCTGTTTGTGCTGCAAAAGAGAAGCCAATCACTGAAGTTACAAGATACAAAAACCGATGAGAACTGCTATTCTATCTATTCAAACATTTCCCTTCAAAGGAAAAAAACATTCACAAATTTTAATAGAGACTAAATGCTAAGGCATTACAAATCGATAGAATCAAGACACATTTAAAGAGTAATTTAACTTTTCATTTAAAAGATCAaagagaaggggaaaaaaattccTACCACCATTTGACGGACTGATCAGAAGAGAGAGCAGAGAACTGAAGCAGCACACTAGCCAGTCAAGCCGACATTTGCAGGATATATGCATGTGTATTATGACAAGAGCTGCTACACAGGTTACTAGGAATGCAGTTGCCCCAATTATTGACCCACGCCCCAACCCTTTCTGATCATGGCTATCATTCTTAGTTGATGTGGAATTACTGATGTTCTGACTGCTCGGCCTGTTATCAGGAGTGATATTTGGCGGTGGACGGACTGTTGGTTGCAAACATATTTCCCTCAATACTAAtaagaaacatggagattaatTAGTGAGAAACAGGAAATTGGATATCGGATTCATAAAAGAAACATAAGAAATAAGCATCATACATTCATAAAATGCCTACTCTTATTACCTGAGATTTGAAATGAGTTCAAACTGCTTAGGAACAACACCGCTGAAGTAGTTGTTTCGAATATTACTGAAACTTAGAGCAGTTAAAATCAGAACTGTGTACTTAGTCTTAAAAAGTGTTGAAGAATAGACAATCCCTACAAAGTAAGATACTTAGTTCAAGACATACAGGTATGATAGAGGGAGACCAGCCAGGAAGTCAACTGATCCAGTAAATTGGTTGTTCTGCAGGTCACTGACAGAATTAACCATGGATGGTTAATGGTATACAACTCacattgcaaaaaaataaaataaaataaaattgtatatATTGAAGAAATAGAATACTTACAGAGCAGTAAGACTCGTCAAGGTAACAAATGAAATGGGCAGATTTCCTGAGAAACTGTTGTAGGATAAATCCCTGAAACATAATTTACACTTTAGAAGACCGTTAAGGTGTCTCCTCAGTCCAACCAGAATAATGCTTCTCCCAACTCCCCACTATACCATGTATGGATATGTTATCGGAACCACTATACCTTCTATGGTCAcagttttaaaataaattaaactgGCTGTCCGTTATGCTGTCCAATTGATGTGATTTCTGAAAGTaagcccatccatggtgggcccactggaggGTATAGTTATAATCACTGTACGCACGGCACATGTATGGTGAGGATCGAAGAAAAAATATCATTTAA
This DNA window, taken from Magnolia sinica isolate HGM2019 chromosome 14, MsV1, whole genome shotgun sequence, encodes the following:
- the LOC131225794 gene encoding protein STRUBBELIG-RECEPTOR FAMILY 8-like: MCYSAPEFGQPGFDIDITKCDTYGFGVLLLELLTGKKPHDSSTAGDRQCPVRWAGSRLHDIESLNGMVDPAIKGQCTSKCLSQFADAISCCIQPQPEFRPPMSQVTEMLVCVLHRTESSGHD